The following proteins come from a genomic window of Nostoc sp. ATCC 53789:
- a CDS encoding AarF/ABC1/UbiB kinase family protein, translating to MEQGYSDKAYRWNREKYSSRRRFVDIWSFVLTLLFKLWLYNKSWSYPGGVTEVKQTARRKTQAVWIRNTLLDLGPTFIKVGQLFSTRADIFPGEYVEELAKLQDKVPAFSYEQVEATIEKELGKKIPELFDNFEPIPLAAASLGQVHKAVLHSGESVVVKVQRPGLKKLFEIDLQILKGITRYFQNHPKWGRGRDWLGIYEECCRILWEEIDYLNEGRNADTFRRNFRGYDWVNVPRVYWRYASSRVLTLEYLPGIKISQYEALEAAGLDRKAIARQGAQAYLLQLLNSGFFHADPHPGNIAISASGALIFYDFGMMGRIKSNVREGLMQTLFGIAQKDGDRVVQSLIDLGAIAPTDDMGPVRRSVQYMLDHFMDKPFENQSVAAISDDLYEIAYNQPFRFPATFTFVMRAFSTLEGVGKGLDPEFNFMEVAKPYAMQLMTDMNGSEGNTFINELSRQAAQVSSTAFGLPRRLEDTLEKLERGDMRLRVRSIETERLLRRQSSIQLSMSYALLISGFTLSATILVVSNHVWWALLPGLIALVISVILIRLLLRLDRYDRMY from the coding sequence ATGGAACAAGGTTATTCAGATAAGGCATACCGTTGGAATCGGGAAAAATACTCTAGCAGACGGCGTTTTGTGGACATTTGGTCTTTTGTCTTGACCTTATTGTTCAAACTTTGGCTATACAACAAATCTTGGAGTTATCCGGGTGGCGTGACTGAGGTAAAGCAAACTGCAAGACGCAAAACCCAAGCGGTCTGGATTCGCAATACCCTGCTGGATTTAGGCCCAACCTTCATCAAAGTTGGGCAACTGTTTTCCACCCGTGCTGATATCTTCCCTGGTGAATATGTAGAAGAACTAGCCAAATTACAAGACAAAGTACCGGCATTTAGCTATGAGCAAGTAGAAGCGACCATTGAGAAAGAATTAGGCAAAAAAATTCCTGAACTCTTCGATAATTTTGAACCAATTCCCTTAGCTGCTGCTAGCTTGGGACAAGTACACAAAGCTGTGCTACATAGTGGAGAATCGGTTGTTGTTAAGGTGCAACGTCCTGGATTAAAGAAGTTATTTGAAATAGATTTACAAATTCTCAAGGGAATTACCCGCTACTTTCAAAACCATCCCAAATGGGGACGTGGAAGAGATTGGTTAGGTATTTATGAAGAATGTTGTCGCATTCTTTGGGAAGAAATTGATTATCTTAACGAAGGTCGTAACGCCGATACTTTTCGCCGGAATTTTCGCGGCTACGATTGGGTGAACGTCCCAAGAGTATATTGGCGTTATGCCAGTTCCAGAGTGCTGACTTTAGAATATCTCCCTGGAATTAAAATTAGCCAATACGAAGCTTTAGAAGCAGCCGGTTTGGATCGAAAGGCGATCGCTCGTCAAGGCGCTCAAGCTTACTTACTACAGTTACTCAATAGTGGTTTTTTCCATGCCGATCCTCACCCAGGCAATATTGCCATTAGTGCAAGTGGGGCTTTAATATTCTACGATTTCGGCATGATGGGGCGAATTAAATCCAACGTGCGCGAAGGACTGATGCAAACACTGTTTGGCATCGCTCAAAAAGATGGCGATCGCGTTGTGCAGTCTCTGATCGATTTAGGCGCGATCGCCCCAACAGATGATATGGGCCCAGTGCGGCGTTCCGTCCAGTACATGCTGGATCATTTCATGGATAAGCCCTTTGAAAATCAGTCTGTGGCGGCAATCAGTGACGACCTTTATGAAATAGCTTATAATCAGCCATTTAGATTTCCAGCAACCTTCACTTTTGTGATGCGAGCCTTTTCTACCCTAGAAGGAGTAGGTAAAGGTTTAGATCCAGAGTTTAACTTTATGGAAGTTGCCAAACCTTATGCAATGCAGCTTATGACCGATATGAATGGTTCTGAGGGGAATACCTTTATTAATGAATTAAGTCGTCAAGCAGCTCAGGTAAGTAGTACTGCTTTTGGTCTACCACGTAGATTAGAAGATACGCTAGAAAAGCTAGAACGCGGAGATATGCGCCTCCGCGTTCGGTCTATAGAAACTGAACGGCTATTGCGGAGGCAGAGCAGTATTCAACTCTCAATGAGCTATGCTCTGTTAATCAGTGGTTTCACACTTTCAGCTACGATCTTAGTAGTTAGCAATCATGTCTGGTGGGCACTGCTGCCTGGTTTAATTGCACTAGTGATTTCAGTGATCTTGATCCGACTACTTTTGCGCCTTGACCGTTACGATCGTATGTATTAA
- a CDS encoding NblA/ycf18 family protein, with the protein MNQPMKLSLEQQFSICSFATQVQNMSHDQAKDFLVKLYEQMVVREATYQELLKHQWGLDSGSTMA; encoded by the coding sequence ATGAACCAACCAATGAAACTATCCTTGGAACAGCAATTCAGCATCTGCTCATTTGCCACTCAAGTGCAGAATATGAGCCACGACCAAGCTAAAGACTTTTTAGTAAAGCTCTATGAGCAAATGGTAGTGCGCGAGGCAACTTATCAGGAGCTTCTTAAACATCAGTGGGGCTTAGATTCCGGTTCCACTATGGCATAG
- a CDS encoding serine/threonine-protein kinase translates to MSDPNIGRLLSKRYQLQELIGTGAMGRVYRAKDTLLGGVPVAVKFLALSIQNEKMRLQDRFEREAKTCALLGQKSIHIVRVMDYGVDENNTPFYVMEYLQGQSLNNIIRKQRLPLPRFLSMARQLSLGLQCAHDGIPVEGTICPIIHRDVKPSNMLVIQDPSFGELVKVLDFGIAKLLQSDGDHTKFYLGTLAYSSPEQMEGKELDNRADIYSLGVMMFEMLTGKMPLVAQTHSFGAWYKTHHYQKPRSFAEVAPGLELPKEIENLVMSCLAKVARDRPQSINEILRVLASLEKPEHTRKVKQDSYALIPTTTASPELEQKTKADLRASLFNDEIARAISWPQNKPIADIVFPQSIQSNGEVLPALWVMLPQEEIQKRLLCTRYNQFLFISIPHPMLLWITVIYNRKHGAKWLPYYLDLKTSLGQEITRLLQHTGYYRLLFFARETPNRCTHILPSSVASAQRQRLQEWVAMSNTLMSSADPQMSKSLLKSEYEKIKPQILAKLESIDTDSPYDLSS, encoded by the coding sequence ATGTCAGACCCCAACATTGGTCGCTTACTCAGCAAACGCTACCAACTCCAGGAGTTAATCGGTACTGGAGCAATGGGTCGAGTTTATCGTGCTAAAGATACTTTGTTGGGAGGTGTACCTGTCGCGGTTAAGTTTCTCGCTCTATCAATTCAAAATGAAAAGATGCGATTGCAAGACCGCTTTGAGCGAGAAGCAAAAACCTGTGCTTTACTAGGTCAAAAAAGTATCCACATTGTCCGAGTTATGGACTATGGCGTAGATGAGAATAATACCCCGTTCTACGTCATGGAATATCTACAAGGACAAAGCCTAAACAATATTATTCGTAAGCAACGACTGCCTTTACCAAGATTTCTGAGTATGGCGCGTCAACTAAGTCTGGGGTTACAGTGCGCTCATGATGGCATCCCAGTTGAGGGCACAATTTGCCCAATTATCCATCGGGATGTCAAGCCAAGCAATATGCTGGTGATTCAAGATCCCAGTTTCGGAGAATTGGTCAAGGTTCTAGATTTTGGTATTGCTAAGTTATTACAGTCGGATGGCGACCATACAAAATTCTATTTGGGGACATTGGCTTATTCTTCTCCCGAACAGATGGAGGGTAAGGAATTAGACAACCGTGCTGATATTTATAGTTTGGGTGTAATGATGTTTGAGATGCTCACAGGCAAAATGCCACTAGTGGCACAAACTCATTCTTTTGGAGCATGGTATAAAACACATCACTATCAAAAACCACGTTCTTTTGCTGAGGTTGCACCTGGGTTAGAACTACCAAAAGAAATCGAAAATTTGGTGATGAGTTGTCTCGCTAAGGTAGCACGCGATCGCCCCCAGAGTATCAACGAAATCCTGAGAGTTCTAGCATCTCTAGAAAAACCTGAGCATACACGCAAAGTTAAGCAAGATAGCTATGCCCTAATTCCTACTACTACGGCTAGTCCTGAGCTTGAACAAAAGACTAAAGCCGATTTGCGGGCATCCTTGTTTAACGATGAAATCGCTCGTGCTATTTCTTGGCCTCAAAATAAACCAATTGCCGATATTGTGTTTCCTCAGTCCATTCAAAGCAATGGGGAGGTTTTACCAGCGCTATGGGTGATGCTACCGCAAGAAGAAATTCAGAAGCGCTTACTCTGTACCCGCTATAACCAATTTCTTTTTATTTCTATTCCCCATCCCATGTTGCTATGGATTACTGTCATCTACAACCGCAAGCATGGTGCCAAATGGTTACCTTACTACCTTGATCTTAAAACCAGTCTTGGTCAAGAAATTACTCGGTTATTACAGCACACAGGTTACTACCGACTGTTGTTCTTTGCACGAGAAACACCAAATCGCTGTACACACATCTTACCTTCCAGCGTCGCTTCTGCCCAGCGTCAACGACTGCAAGAGTGGGTCGCAATGAGCAACACATTGATGTCTTCTGCCGACCCGCAAATGAGTAAAAGCTTGCTCAAAAGCGAGTACGAAAAAATCAAGCCTCAAATTCTGGCAAAACTGGAAAGCATTGATACAGATTCTCCATACGATCTTTCCAGCTAA
- a CDS encoding anhydro-N-acetylmuramic acid kinase has translation MHPTEKAALSTRVIGLISGTSVDGIDAVLVEISGTELDLKVELLVGKTYPYPAELREKILAVGAGVAISMAELAEMDDAIAIVFAQAAQNIQIGHQLATLIGSHGQTVYHRPPKEGAGEQRSRGREILTPHSALSTPLGYSLQLGRGELIAYLTGITTVSNFRVADIAIGGHGAPLVPRVDAYLLSHPEEGRCIQNIGGIGNVAYIPPRYGDWLSKIRAWDTGPGNSLLDLAVEHLSAGAKTYDENGNWAASGTPCHPLVEQWLNQDYFHLPPPKSTGRELFGVTYLHQCLKDAQEYQLNAADILATLTELTAASIVHSYRTFLPEMPQRVLLCGGGSRNLYLKRRLELLLASIPVLATDEVGLNADFKEAIAFAVLAYWRHLGIPGNLPTATGAPQEVLLGEIHQSQS, from the coding sequence ATGCATCCGACTGAAAAAGCTGCTCTCTCTACTCGCGTTATCGGTTTAATTAGTGGCACATCCGTAGATGGCATAGATGCTGTGTTAGTAGAGATTTCCGGTACAGAATTGGATCTTAAAGTTGAGTTACTAGTCGGTAAAACATATCCTTATCCAGCTGAACTCAGAGAAAAAATACTAGCGGTTGGTGCAGGTGTTGCCATCTCAATGGCAGAATTGGCAGAAATGGATGATGCGATCGCCATTGTCTTTGCCCAAGCCGCCCAAAATATTCAAATTGGTCATCAGCTAGCTACTCTCATTGGCTCTCACGGTCAGACGGTTTATCATCGACCACCCAAAGAAGGAGCAGGGGAGCAGAGGAGCAGGGGGAGAGAAATACTCACTCCTCATTCAGCACTAAGCACTCCTTTGGGTTATAGTCTCCAACTAGGGCGGGGTGAACTGATTGCCTATCTTACGGGCATTACAACTGTAAGCAACTTCCGCGTTGCTGATATCGCTATTGGTGGACATGGTGCGCCTCTCGTGCCCAGAGTAGATGCCTATTTGCTCAGTCATCCTGAAGAAGGGCGTTGTATTCAAAACATTGGTGGCATTGGTAATGTCGCTTATATTCCGCCTCGGTATGGCGATTGGCTCTCAAAAATTCGTGCTTGGGATACTGGCCCAGGAAATAGTCTGTTGGATCTGGCGGTAGAGCATTTAAGCGCTGGTGCTAAAACTTACGATGAAAATGGCAATTGGGCAGCAAGTGGTACTCCTTGCCATCCTTTGGTAGAACAATGGCTCAACCAAGATTACTTTCATTTACCACCGCCCAAATCTACTGGTCGGGAGTTATTTGGTGTGACTTATCTACATCAGTGTTTAAAAGATGCCCAAGAATACCAACTCAATGCTGCTGATATACTGGCAACTCTGACGGAACTGACAGCTGCTTCGATTGTTCATAGTTACCGAACTTTTTTGCCAGAAATGCCACAACGAGTACTATTATGTGGTGGTGGTAGCCGCAATCTCTATTTGAAACGTCGATTAGAATTATTGTTGGCATCAATCCCAGTATTGGCTACAGATGAAGTTGGATTAAATGCAGATTTTAAAGAAGCGATCGCTTTTGCAGTTTTAGCCTACTGGCGGCATTTGGGCATTCCTGGCAATCTACCTACTGCTACTGGGGCACCTCAAGAAGTGCTTTTGGGAGAAATTCACCAAAGTCAGTCCTGA
- a CDS encoding folate/biopterin family MFS transporter, which yields MVLQSSGLSKVKDSFTQKIFLGNEPNAELIAILTVYFVQGILGLSRLAVSFFLKDELLLSPVQVSALLGIVFLPWMIKPVFGFISDGLPIFGYRRRPYLILSGVLGTASWMSLATIVHTSWAATLAIALGSLSVAMSDVIVDSLVVERARGESQAKAGSLQSVCWGASAIGGLITAYFSGLLLQYFTTRTVFGITALFPLIVSGVAWLIAESPVSKGTNESNQTNPLPIKHQLKQLRQAITQKTIWLPTAFVFIWQATPNAESAFFYFSTNELHFEPEFLGRVNLVTSFASLAGVWIFQRFLKSIPFRVIFAWSTVLSSMLGMTMLLLVTHTNRLLGIDDHWFSLGDSLILTVMGKIAFMQVMVLAARLCPSGVEATLFALLMSVFNSAGTVSQALGALITYWLGITATNFESLWLLVIITNLSTLLPLPFINWLPAAEEQAETSKDGEQAFLPDLMSELVLTEPESEIVE from the coding sequence ATGGTGCTTCAATCATCTGGCTTGTCCAAGGTCAAAGACTCATTCACACAAAAAATCTTCTTGGGTAATGAACCCAATGCGGAGTTAATTGCAATTCTCACCGTTTACTTTGTCCAAGGAATTTTAGGGCTATCGCGTTTAGCCGTGAGCTTTTTCCTCAAAGATGAACTGTTGCTGAGTCCAGTCCAGGTGTCGGCGCTATTGGGAATTGTCTTCCTACCTTGGATGATCAAGCCGGTATTTGGTTTTATCTCTGATGGCTTGCCCATATTTGGCTATCGTCGTCGTCCTTACTTGATTTTATCCGGGGTACTGGGAACCGCTTCCTGGATGAGTTTGGCCACAATAGTTCATACTAGTTGGGCAGCTACATTAGCGATCGCTCTTGGTTCTCTCTCCGTCGCCATGAGTGACGTGATAGTTGACTCGCTAGTTGTGGAACGTGCCAGAGGGGAATCCCAAGCAAAAGCCGGTTCACTACAATCTGTATGCTGGGGTGCTTCTGCGATCGGAGGTTTAATTACAGCATACTTTAGCGGTCTGCTGCTTCAATACTTTACTACCCGTACTGTCTTTGGAATTACTGCCTTATTTCCTCTCATTGTCTCAGGGGTAGCTTGGTTAATTGCTGAATCTCCCGTTAGCAAAGGTACTAATGAGAGTAATCAAACTAACCCTTTACCAATCAAACATCAACTGAAGCAACTACGCCAAGCCATTACCCAAAAAACAATTTGGCTACCAACGGCTTTTGTCTTCATCTGGCAAGCTACCCCAAATGCTGAATCAGCCTTTTTCTACTTCTCTACCAACGAATTACACTTTGAACCAGAATTTTTGGGACGGGTAAACTTGGTGACAAGTTTCGCTTCTTTAGCAGGTGTTTGGATTTTTCAACGTTTCCTCAAAAGCATTCCTTTTCGCGTGATTTTTGCTTGGAGTACCGTCCTTTCTTCAATGTTAGGAATGACGATGCTGTTGTTAGTGACTCACACAAACCGACTGTTGGGTATAGATGACCACTGGTTTAGTTTGGGCGATAGTCTTATTCTCACTGTGATGGGGAAAATTGCCTTTATGCAAGTCATGGTTCTAGCAGCAAGGCTTTGTCCCTCTGGAGTGGAAGCAACTTTATTTGCCTTGTTGATGTCGGTATTTAATTCAGCAGGAACGGTTTCCCAAGCATTGGGGGCATTAATCACCTATTGGTTAGGGATCACTGCAACTAACTTTGAGTCACTTTGGCTATTGGTGATAATTACTAACCTTAGTACGCTGTTACCCCTACCATTTATCAACTGGCTACCTGCTGCTGAAGAGCAAGCTGAGACATCCAAAGATGGGGAACAAGCTTTCTTACCTGATTTGATGTCTGAGTTGGTACTGACAGAACCAGAGTCGGAAATAGTGGAATAG
- a CDS encoding glycosyltransferase family 2 protein: protein MNPKVSVIIPAYNTEAYIAKAIQSALEQTLHDIEVIIVDDGSSDKTVEVAKSFTDQRLKVIVNQQNLGVSAARNRAIKAAKGEWVAVLDSDDWYAPERLEKLLLLAAKTNADIIADDLYLIHDGATSPWSTFIQENGEYLDEALQIDLISFVKSGVYGEPVLPFGLSKPIFKREFLVKHGILYDESVSIAEDFWFDVECLINGARFFIVPEPYYFYRSRPISLVRQSILSRLNQCCIATNSFMQQERVKNNPALMLALSYNLASYKKHLAYYQVVVPIKQRRWLTALREIMKNPHFFSVFISQLNNIIKRRIQYYVMGNKSVFDMSYNLQKKRTIAN from the coding sequence ATGAATCCTAAAGTATCCGTCATTATTCCTGCTTACAATACTGAAGCTTATATTGCGAAGGCGATACAGTCAGCCTTAGAGCAAACGCTCCATGATATTGAAGTCATCATAGTCGATGATGGTTCAAGTGATAAAACTGTAGAAGTCGCTAAAAGTTTTACTGACCAACGCCTCAAAGTAATAGTTAATCAACAAAACCTTGGAGTTTCTGCTGCGCGTAATCGTGCCATCAAAGCAGCTAAAGGAGAATGGGTTGCTGTTCTTGATTCAGATGACTGGTATGCTCCTGAAAGATTAGAAAAACTTCTGTTGCTGGCAGCGAAAACAAATGCAGACATAATTGCTGACGATCTCTATTTAATCCACGATGGCGCAACATCTCCTTGGAGTACATTTATTCAAGAAAATGGAGAGTATCTAGATGAAGCTCTCCAAATTGATCTCATTTCATTTGTAAAAAGTGGTGTCTATGGAGAACCAGTGTTGCCTTTTGGTTTAAGCAAGCCTATATTCAAACGAGAATTTTTGGTTAAGCACGGCATTCTGTACGATGAAAGTGTGAGCATAGCTGAAGATTTTTGGTTTGATGTGGAATGCCTCATCAATGGTGCCCGCTTTTTTATTGTGCCAGAACCCTATTATTTCTACCGCTCACGCCCTATTTCTCTTGTACGTCAAAGTATATTATCACGTCTAAATCAATGCTGCATAGCTACTAATTCTTTCATGCAACAAGAAAGGGTGAAAAACAATCCAGCTTTAATGCTTGCTCTATCTTATAATCTTGCATCCTATAAAAAACATCTAGCTTACTATCAAGTTGTAGTGCCTATAAAGCAAAGAAGATGGTTAACAGCATTAAGAGAAATCATGAAAAATCCGCACTTCTTTTCTGTTTTTATTTCCCAGTTGAACAATATTATTAAACGTCGAATACAATACTATGTAATGGGTAATAAATCAGTTTTTGATATGTCTTATAACCTACAGAAAAAACGAACAATAGCGAATTGA
- a CDS encoding DUF6825 family protein, which produces MSNPLVQAFFVGRAVAEVVNERLEVALTDALSDLGKFDAEAREQLRQFTEEVLERANRSAEAANSGQATTGSGQTNSDSGDLQADIDELRAEIALLRTELQHYRRTSA; this is translated from the coding sequence ATGAGTAACCCACTAGTACAAGCCTTTTTCGTAGGCAGAGCAGTAGCCGAAGTAGTTAATGAGCGTTTAGAGGTCGCCTTGACCGATGCTTTGAGCGATCTGGGCAAATTTGATGCAGAAGCTAGAGAGCAGTTGCGCCAGTTTACAGAAGAAGTCCTAGAGCGGGCAAATCGGTCAGCAGAAGCAGCTAATTCTGGTCAAGCTACTACAGGTAGTGGACAAACCAATTCTGATTCAGGTGACTTGCAAGCAGATATTGATGAATTACGAGCAGAAATTGCCCTGTTACGCACAGAATTGCAACATTATCGCAGAACTTCTGCGTAA
- a CDS encoding carotenoid oxygenase family protein, with translation MHLKSQESPVTEKSYTRADWQGGYQSLTQEFDYWIDDIEGEIPRELEGTLFRNGPGLLDVNGKFLHHPFDGDGMISKITFTNGRAHFRNRFVQTTGYLAEQKAGKILYRGTFGTQKPGGWRANIFDFKLKNIANTNVIYWGGKLLALWEASEAYRLDPKTLETLGNEYFNGALSAGEAFAAHPRLENNCEQDGGEPRLVNFSIKPGLSTTITIFELNLVGEIVRQQAHKVPGFCFIHDFVITPNYCIFFQNPVTFNPIPFALGIRAAGECIKFQANQPTKIIIIPRFPKEGQEEIKFLETQSGFVFHHVNAFEVGEEVLIDSICYQDLPEVEPKSDFRQVNFEASSPGQLWRFYLNLKNGTVQRELIDSRCCEFPSIHPANVGHPYRYLYIGAAHAESGNAPLQALLKIDLQSGKRQFWSAAPRGFVGEPIFVPRPDSEKEDDGWVLALVYDAAHHRSDLVILDASDFSKGTIARLHLKHHIPYGLHGSFTSEVFGEI, from the coding sequence ATGCATTTGAAAAGTCAAGAAAGCCCGGTTACAGAAAAATCTTATACTCGTGCAGATTGGCAAGGTGGGTATCAATCTCTCACCCAAGAATTTGATTATTGGATTGATGATATAGAAGGGGAAATTCCCAGAGAATTAGAAGGCACGCTGTTTAGAAATGGCCCCGGTTTGTTGGATGTGAATGGAAAATTTCTTCATCACCCGTTTGATGGAGATGGGATGATTAGCAAAATTACCTTTACCAACGGTCGTGCCCATTTTCGCAACCGCTTTGTCCAGACAACTGGGTATTTGGCAGAGCAAAAGGCGGGAAAAATTCTTTATCGCGGTACTTTTGGTACTCAAAAACCCGGTGGTTGGCGAGCTAATATCTTTGATTTCAAACTCAAAAATATTGCTAATACAAATGTTATCTATTGGGGTGGTAAACTGCTAGCACTATGGGAAGCTTCTGAAGCATATCGCCTCGATCCCAAGACTCTTGAAACTTTGGGAAATGAATATTTTAATGGTGCTTTGTCAGCAGGTGAAGCTTTCGCTGCTCATCCCCGCTTGGAAAATAATTGTGAACAAGATGGGGGCGAACCTCGCCTAGTAAATTTTTCGATTAAGCCAGGATTATCTACCACCATTACTATTTTCGAGCTAAACTTAGTGGGTGAAATTGTTAGACAGCAAGCTCATAAGGTTCCCGGTTTCTGTTTCATTCACGATTTTGTTATTACTCCCAACTACTGCATCTTCTTTCAAAATCCTGTCACATTTAATCCCATACCTTTTGCCTTGGGAATACGTGCGGCAGGAGAATGTATCAAATTTCAAGCAAATCAGCCAACTAAAATTATAATTATTCCCCGTTTTCCCAAAGAAGGGCAAGAAGAGATAAAATTTCTGGAAACTCAGTCGGGTTTCGTTTTCCACCACGTTAATGCTTTTGAGGTAGGAGAGGAAGTTCTGATTGATTCTATTTGCTACCAAGATTTACCAGAAGTGGAGCCTAAAAGCGATTTTCGACAAGTTAATTTCGAAGCTTCTTCACCTGGGCAACTTTGGCGATTTTATCTAAATCTCAAGAATGGGACAGTGCAGCGAGAATTGATTGATAGTCGCTGTTGTGAATTTCCCAGCATCCATCCGGCGAATGTGGGACACCCTTATCGATATCTATATATAGGTGCGGCTCATGCAGAGAGTGGTAATGCTCCCTTGCAAGCATTGCTGAAAATTGATTTACAGTCTGGAAAAAGACAGTTTTGGAGTGCTGCACCCCGTGGTTTTGTAGGTGAACCGATTTTTGTCCCGCGCCCAGATTCTGAAAAGGAAGATGATGGTTGGGTATTAGCTTTAGTTTATGATGCTGCCCATCACCGCTCAGATTTGGTAATTTTGGATGCTAGTGATTTCTCTAAAGGAACAATTGCACGGCTACATCTCAAGCATCATATCCCTTATGGGCTGCATGGAAGCTTTACTTCTGAAGTTTTTGGGGAAATTTGA
- a CDS encoding Stp1/IreP family PP2C-type Ser/Thr phosphatase, translated as MKLNFTGFSDPGLIRSNNQDAYYVDPEGRFFVVADGMGGHAGGEEASRIATAEIQAYLLANWESSKSSQELLEQALWGANEAILQDQQNHPERADMGTTVVAVIFRAPESPWCAHVGDSRLYRFRESHLEQVTEDHTWVARAIKIGDITLDEARSHPFRHVLSRCLGREDLHQIDVQPLDVKAGDRLLLCSDGLTEELVEQKIASCLLDAPWLDKAAISLIEAAKEHGGHDNITVVIVSLE; from the coding sequence ATGAAACTTAATTTCACGGGTTTTAGCGATCCGGGACTTATTCGTTCTAATAATCAGGATGCTTACTATGTCGACCCAGAAGGGCGGTTTTTTGTTGTTGCCGATGGAATGGGTGGCCATGCTGGAGGTGAAGAAGCAAGCCGCATAGCCACGGCAGAAATTCAGGCGTATTTGCTGGCAAATTGGGAATCTTCTAAATCTTCTCAAGAACTGCTAGAGCAAGCTTTGTGGGGTGCCAATGAAGCGATTTTGCAAGATCAGCAAAATCATCCCGAACGTGCTGATATGGGCACAACAGTTGTAGCAGTAATTTTTCGCGCCCCAGAGTCGCCCTGGTGCGCTCATGTTGGGGATTCGCGGCTGTATCGCTTCCGAGAGTCGCACTTAGAGCAGGTAACAGAAGACCACACTTGGGTAGCACGGGCAATCAAAATCGGTGACATAACCTTAGATGAAGCGCGATCGCATCCTTTTCGTCATGTATTATCGCGCTGTTTGGGGCGTGAAGACTTGCATCAGATTGATGTGCAACCACTAGATGTCAAAGCTGGCGATCGCTTGCTTTTATGTAGTGATGGTCTTACAGAAGAACTTGTGGAACAGAAGATTGCTAGCTGTCTCTTAGATGCTCCTTGGCTTGATAAGGCTGCCATCTCTCTAATTGAGGCTGCTAAGGAGCATGGAGGGCACGATAACATCACAGTTGTCATCGTCTCACTAGAATAA